In Antennarius striatus isolate MH-2024 chromosome 10, ASM4005453v1, whole genome shotgun sequence, one DNA window encodes the following:
- the nkx1.2lb gene encoding NK1 transcription factor-related protein 1 has product MNRDRAGPGPGGDGIQTMINRDRAVAGPVTDAVQTVASRDRAAPATGGDGVQTVVSPVGGDLLDGDIAGEKRSFSNVVAGGREAQVGENHSEPPPTHPVLAPPQQGPNGHRTTSFSVLDILDPNKFTSNRRHPQLHAGQRGEREPSAYRGEHRRGGAGERDPSLEPNKGCFGSEDFQSKEGFAYRSPDEDDYHRSGTPDSEVPDGPYSSEESSSALPSNGDRDLGQHSDQDPGRDVPSPGGGPEGQITNVQTNGVPGPQGKPKRKRSGSDSKSGKPRRARTAFTYEQLVALENKFKSTRYLSVCERLNLALSLSLTETQVKIWFQNRRTKWKKQNPGADTSAPTGAGGAGGAGGGGGAGGLGSLSPLSPSPPISGHLAMHASYTGHHHPPAGSLVQLPFLTASHVLSPFMLGTQSYAAPAFYSTHL; this is encoded by the exons ATGAACCGGGACAGGGCAGGACCGGGGCCCGGAGGGGACGGCATCCAGACCATGATCAACCGGGACAGAGCCGTGGCTGGACCCGTCACGGACGCGGTCCAGACGGTGGCGAGTCGTGACCGAGCGGCACCGGCCACCGGCGGGGACGGGGTCCAAACCGTGGTGAGCCCGGTCGGCGGGGACCTGCTGGACGGAGACATCGCCGGGGAGAAGCGGTCCTTCTCCAACGTGGTGGCCGGAGGAAGAGAGGCTCAGGTCGGGGAGAACCACTCGGAACCTCCGCCGACCCACCCGGTGTTGGCCCCGCCACAGCAG GGGCCCAACGGACACCGGACCACGTCGTTCTCCGTGCTGGACATCCTGGACCCCAACAAGTTCACCAGCAACCGGCGGCACCCGCAGCTGCACGCGGGCCAGCGGGGGGAGCGCGAGCCGAGCGCGTACCGGGGGGAGCACCGGAGAGGCGGAGCCGGGGAGCGCGACCCCAGCCTGGAGCCCAACAAAGGCTGCTTCGGTTCCGAGGACTTCCAGAGCA aggaAGGCTTCGCCTACAGAAGCCCAGACGAGGATGACTATCACAGGTCTGGGACCCCAGACTCAGAGGTTCCAGACGGCCCCTACAGCAGTGAGGAGAGCAGCTCGGCTCTGCCCAGTAATGGAGACCGAGACCTGGGTCAACACAGCGACCAGGACCCCGGCAGAGACGTCCCAAGCCCCGGAGGGGGTCCTGAAGGCCAGATCACCAACGTCCAGACCAATGGTGTCCCTGGCCCACAAGGCAAGCCCAAGAGGAAGCGCTCGGGCTCAGACTCCAAGTCGGGGAAGCCCCGCAGGGCCCGGACTGCCTTCACCTACGAACAGCTGGTGGCACTGGAAAACAAGTTCAAGTCCACGCGCTACCTGTCGGTGTGCGAGCGGCTCAATCTGGCTCTGTCGCTTTCCCTCACTGAGACCCAGGTCaagatctggttccagaaccgcCGGACCAAGTGGAAGAAGCAGAATCCAGGAGCAGACACTTCTGCCCCAACCGGTGCAGGCGGAGcgggaggagcaggaggtggaggtggagcagGAGGCCTGGGGAGCCTTAGCCCTCTCAGTCCGTCGCCTCCCATCAGCGGCCACCTGGCCATGCATGCCAGCTACACAGGCCACCATCACCCGCCGGCAGGCAGCCTGGTGCAGCTGCCGTTCCTCACCGCCAGCCACGTCCTGTCGCCCTTTATGCTGGGGACGCAGAGCTACGCCGCCCCGGCCTTCTACAGCACACACCTGTAG